Sequence from the Gemmatimonadota bacterium genome:
GGCGAGCAGGCGGGCGAGCTCTTCGCGACGGAGTACTTCGACCTCGGCCAGGCCTACCTCGCGCAGACGGGACAGCTGTACGGCGAGGCCGCTGCCGCGGCACACGGAAAGATCTACACCTTCGGGCCGACGTTCCGCGCCGAGAAGAGCAAGACGCGCCGGCACCTGACCGAGTTCTGGATGATCGAGCCGGAAGTCGCCTTCAACGACTCCAACGCCAACATGGAGTTGCAGCAGGACTTTGTCTCGTACCTGGTCGAGCGTGCCCTCGAACGCCGCAAGGAAGAGCTCAAGGAACTGGAGCGCGACCTCGCGCCGCTGGAAAAGGTCACCGGGCCGTTCCCGCGGATCACCTACAGCGAGGCCATTGCCGCGCTGCAGGCCCAGGGCTCCGACATCCAGTGGGGCACCGACCTCGGCGCCGACGACGAGACCGCGCTCGCCAAGGCCTACGACAAGCCGCTCTTCGTGATGAACTATCCGAAGGAAGTGAAGGCGTTCTACATGAAGGAGAACCCGGACGATCCGCGCACGGTGCTGAACAACGACTGCCTCGCCCCGGAAGGCTACGGCGAAATCATCGGCGGGTCAGAGCGGGAAGGGGACTACGACAAGCTGCTGCAGCGGATCAAGGATCAGGGGCTCGATCCGGCCTCGTACGGCTGGTACCTCGACCTCCGGAAGTACGGCGGCTTCGTGCACAGCGGCTTCGGCCTCGGCCTCGAGCGCACCGTCGCCTGGATCTGCGGCATTCCGCACATTCGCGAGGCGATCGCGTTTCCGCGGCAGATTCACAGACTCTATCCGTGAGTCGCGGTATTCCGCTTCGGGATGATGGATGATAGATCATGGATGATGGATTGTTCGTTCCGCGACGGCCATCCATCATCCATCATCCATCATCCATCATCCTTCGTTTCGCTTCACCTCATCCCAAATCACATCCAGCTCCTCCAGCGTCGCGTCGCCGAGCACCACGCTTCGCTCGGCGGCGATCGTCTCGATCGCCTCGAAGCGGCGGCGGAACTTGGCGTTGGCACGGTCGAGGGCGATCCCTGGCTGGACGCCGGCCTTGCGGGCCAGGTTGACGACCGCGAAGAGCAGGTCGCCGATCTCCTCGGTGAGCGCTGTCGGGTCGTCGGTACCGATGACCAGCTCGGCCTCCACCTCGGCGAGCTCCTCGGCCACCTTCTGCAACGGCCCGCGCGTGTCGGGCCAGTCGAAGCCGACGCCGGCGGCCCGCTCCTGCAGCCGGTAGGCCATGAGGAGCTCGGGCAGCGTGGTCGGGAGGCCACCGAGGGTGCCTCGACTGGTCGGCCGTTCCCGCGCCTTCAGCGTTTCCCATCGC
This genomic interval carries:
- the asnS gene encoding asparagine--tRNA ligase, which translates into the protein MSFVRISELSQHVGAVVTVPGWVVTTRSSGKIAFCVMRDGTGYLQTVFPKNEVIDGAWERFATLTQEACITVTGTVREDARAPGGYELTASDVVVTAPSVDYPISPKEHGTAFLFEHRHLWLRSKKQVAIARVRHEIEQAIHDFYYARGFIRVDTPILTGSIGEQAGELFATEYFDLGQAYLAQTGQLYGEAAAAAHGKIYTFGPTFRAEKSKTRRHLTEFWMIEPEVAFNDSNANMELQQDFVSYLVERALERRKEELKELERDLAPLEKVTGPFPRITYSEAIAALQAQGSDIQWGTDLGADDETALAKAYDKPLFVMNYPKEVKAFYMKENPDDPRTVLNNDCLAPEGYGEIIGGSEREGDYDKLLQRIKDQGLDPASYGWYLDLRKYGGFVHSGFGLGLERTVAWICGIPHIREAIAFPRQIHRLYP
- the mazG gene encoding nucleoside triphosphate pyrophosphohydrolase, whose protein sequence is MQDESALGRAVAMVADLRERCPWDRVQTRQTLRPYLIEEAHELAAALSSDQPAAIREEVADLMLHLAWQLVLGAETGEFSPDDIADDLVGKMQRRHPHLFDLGERERWETLKARERPTSRGTLGGLPTTLPELLMAYRLQERAAGVGFDWPDTRGPLQKVAEELAEVEAELVIGTDDPTALTEEIGDLLFAVVNLARKAGVQPGIALDRANAKFRRRFEAIETIAAERSVVLGDATLEELDVIWDEVKRNEG